In Thermodesulfobacteriota bacterium, a single window of DNA contains:
- a CDS encoding PAS domain S-box protein produces the protein MSDGVLKALITTEPEETNELVYGMDRLTKSVLDGLPVGIAMLDDSGKIIFVNEAWRLYAEASHLVVSDHLVVSNHGVGMNYLEVCESGSTDSQVELREITNGIREIISGHSDEFHTEYPCHGPSEKRWFSVRATRLDGNAPPILLLVYNDVTERKLLEEEREKIKDELGKRVKELTALHKISRVLQDTEKNTAEVLGEITYILPSAWQYPEITAARIIFDKHEFTTPNFYPTPWVQSADFETGDGKRVVVEVVYLAERPSEHEGPFLLEERSLINSLSEMLNAYLERKLIQGDLKENVARLGKKTRYGEIIGTVTSSIHRSINLQDVLENAVESMRKNIDKADNVSVYLVEGKEAVLKAYRGYSASYVERVARIPFPKGASWRTIIDGKPRYVADVEKDSIIGPAGKLAGTKSYLSMPIRIEDKVVGCIHVHSLQKNAFDEEELKLMEIVAQQIEAAIKNAQQAKMLSEREEQYRVLFEQSSVGVFVFDKEFNITQCNKRLVEIMGSDFNRLIGLNLLELRDKSFTPALYRVLEGQSSYYEGFYEATTGTAKLWLSLRLSPLRDVNGEVVGGMGIVEDVSERMQNEKQLHLHKTALEAAANGIVITDREGTIVWVNPAVTRLTGYSAEELIGENPRIFKSGEQDNDLYQNLWNTIISGQVWKGEMVNRRKDGSLYIEEMTITPVRFGGSEVSHFIAVKRDITERKRAEELIKSHVRLQTAIARLGQIALAETDLPNLMNEVVSLVAQTLEVEYCKVLELLPDGQAFILRAGVGWKEGCVGHSIIGTETESQAGYTLLSGEPVVVEDLRTEKRFNGPPLLHDHGILSGISVIVAGHDKPFGVLGAHSTRLRKFTGDDISFLQTVANVLAEAIERKLSEEKIREQATLLDVARDAIMVRDLEHRVMYWNRSAERLYGWTAEEAVGKNAIGFLFRGEVSPVLEAHKDVIEKGEWTGELHQVTKDGREITVDSHWTIVRDERGKPKSIFIVNTDITEKKRLESEFLRSQRMESIGTLAGGIAHDLNNVFQPIMMVSQLLRMRFSDEKSIGLIETLEASAERGANLVRQVLSFARGAEGEHSIIQVRHIISEIDKILKETFPKSIEITTDVPKDLWPISADPTQFHQVMMNLCVNARDAMPNGGALKIHARDFIADENYARMNIEAKAGPYIVIDVTDSGVGIPSEIIDRIFEPFFTTKEPGKGTGLGLSTVFRIVKDHGGFVRVYSEVGKGTKFSVYLPAADTTETRHLAKKQIENLPTGNGELILVVDDEASVREIAKISLVTNGYQAVTANDGAEAIALYVNKRKEIKAVVLDVVMPIMDGPACIRALKKIDPAVKIILVSGLKENSNLLKVENTDIAAFLTKPYTTETLLKTLKEVLTA, from the coding sequence ATGAGTGATGGGGTATTAAAGGCATTAATAACTACCGAACCGGAAGAAACAAACGAGCTGGTCTACGGGATGGATCGTTTGACTAAATCCGTGCTCGACGGGTTGCCGGTCGGCATTGCCATGCTGGATGACTCTGGAAAGATTATTTTTGTTAATGAGGCATGGCGTCTTTATGCGGAAGCTAGCCATCTCGTCGTTTCCGACCATCTTGTCGTATCAAACCATGGGGTAGGGATGAACTATCTGGAGGTTTGTGAATCGGGGAGTACTGATTCACAAGTGGAACTAAGAGAGATTACCAATGGTATCCGTGAGATTATATCCGGCCATAGCGACGAATTTCATACGGAATACCCTTGCCACGGCCCGAGTGAAAAGCGCTGGTTCAGCGTGCGGGCTACCCGTCTAGACGGTAATGCCCCCCCAATACTGCTACTGGTCTATAACGATGTCACGGAGCGGAAGCTCTTGGAAGAGGAAAGGGAGAAGATTAAAGATGAACTCGGCAAGCGGGTAAAAGAACTTACCGCCCTTCATAAGATATCACGGGTTCTGCAAGACACGGAGAAAAACACAGCCGAGGTTCTCGGGGAGATAACTTATATTCTTCCTTCCGCCTGGCAGTATCCGGAGATAACGGCAGCCCGAATTATATTCGACAAGCATGAATTTACAACACCTAACTTTTATCCCACCCCCTGGGTACAGAGTGCCGACTTTGAAACCGGAGATGGCAAACGCGTTGTGGTAGAGGTTGTTTACCTGGCAGAAAGGCCGTCTGAGCATGAAGGGCCTTTTTTGTTAGAAGAGCGGAGTTTGATCAACTCCCTGTCCGAGATGCTGAATGCCTATCTTGAGCGCAAACTGATTCAAGGCGACCTCAAAGAGAATGTAGCCCGACTAGGTAAAAAGACCCGCTATGGGGAGATTATCGGCACCGTTACTAGTAGCATACATCGGTCGATTAACCTTCAAGATGTGCTCGAAAACGCCGTAGAGTCTATGAGAAAAAACATAGATAAAGCGGATAACGTTTCAGTTTATCTGGTTGAAGGGAAAGAGGCAGTACTCAAGGCTTACCGAGGTTATTCAGCCTCTTATGTGGAACGGGTGGCAAGGATACCTTTTCCGAAAGGGGCTTCCTGGAGAACAATCATAGACGGAAAGCCACGGTATGTAGCGGATGTAGAAAAGGACAGTATCATCGGGCCTGCCGGGAAACTGGCCGGTACGAAGAGCTATTTATCCATGCCTATTCGAATTGAGGATAAGGTAGTAGGATGCATACACGTACATTCTCTTCAGAAAAACGCATTCGATGAAGAAGAGTTAAAGCTGATGGAGATAGTGGCGCAGCAGATTGAAGCTGCCATAAAGAATGCACAGCAGGCAAAGATGCTCAGTGAGAGAGAAGAGCAATACCGCGTCCTTTTTGAACAATCATCGGTTGGGGTATTCGTCTTTGATAAGGAATTCAATATTACTCAGTGTAACAAACGTCTCGTAGAAATAATGGGGTCCGATTTTAATAGACTCATAGGACTCAACTTGCTTGAGCTGAGGGATAAAAGTTTTACACCGGCACTATACCGGGTATTGGAAGGACAATCCTCTTATTACGAAGGTTTTTATGAGGCAACTACCGGCACGGCTAAGTTATGGTTATCGCTCCGCCTCTCACCGCTGCGAGATGTTAATGGAGAGGTGGTAGGCGGGATGGGGATTGTAGAGGATGTAAGTGAGCGCATGCAAAATGAGAAACAGTTACACCTGCATAAAACGGCGCTCGAAGCTGCGGCTAATGGAATTGTCATCACTGACCGGGAAGGAACTATAGTTTGGGTCAACCCGGCTGTTACCCGTCTAACCGGGTATTCGGCTGAGGAACTTATCGGTGAAAACCCGCGCATATTCAAATCTGGTGAACAGGATAACGACTTGTATCAGAATCTGTGGAATACCATCATTTCCGGCCAGGTCTGGAAAGGTGAGATGGTTAACCGAAGAAAAGACGGGAGCTTATATATCGAGGAAATGACGATAACCCCTGTTCGCTTCGGTGGCAGCGAGGTCTCCCATTTCATTGCTGTGAAACGGGATATCACCGAGCGCAAGAGAGCGGAGGAACTGATCAAATCTCATGTGCGTCTGCAGACAGCGATTGCTCGATTAGGTCAAATCGCCCTGGCCGAGACTGATCTTCCTAATTTGATGAACGAGGTTGTTTCTCTGGTAGCGCAGACACTGGAGGTGGAGTATTGCAAGGTGTTGGAATTGCTTCCGGACGGCCAGGCGTTCATATTGCGAGCCGGGGTAGGCTGGAAAGAGGGATGCGTAGGACACTCGATAATAGGGACGGAGACAGAATCACAGGCGGGTTACACACTCCTTTCCGGGGAACCGGTGGTCGTCGAGGACCTTCGCACGGAAAAACGATTCAACGGCCCGCCACTACTGCATGACCACGGAATATTAAGCGGCATCAGTGTCATCGTTGCCGGGCATGACAAACCTTTTGGTGTCTTGGGTGCGCATAGTACCAGGCTAAGGAAATTCACCGGTGATGATATTAGCTTCCTTCAAACCGTGGCGAATGTACTTGCAGAAGCAATCGAGCGAAAGCTATCCGAAGAGAAGATACGGGAGCAGGCAACCCTGTTGGACGTGGCCAGGGATGCCATCATGGTCAGGGACTTGGAGCACCGGGTTATGTATTGGAACAGGAGCGCTGAACGTCTGTACGGCTGGACGGCGGAGGAAGCCGTCGGCAAAAATGCCATCGGATTTTTGTTCAGGGGGGAAGTTTCTCCGGTACTCGAGGCCCATAAGGACGTGATCGAAAAAGGAGAGTGGACCGGCGAGCTACATCAGGTAACTAAAGACGGCCGGGAAATCACTGTTGATAGCCACTGGACCATAGTACGGGACGAACGAGGGAAACCAAAGTCGATATTCATAGTAAACACGGACATCACTGAAAAGAAAAGGCTTGAAAGCGAGTTTCTCCGGTCGCAGAGAATGGAGAGTATCGGTACCTTGGCTGGCGGCATAGCCCACGACCTTAATAATGTGTTCCAGCCGATAATGATGGTATCACAACTACTACGAATGAGATTTTCGGATGAGAAGAGCATCGGTCTCATAGAAACTCTGGAAGCAAGCGCCGAGCGAGGAGCTAATTTAGTCAGACAGGTTCTTTCTTTTGCCCGAGGTGCCGAGGGCGAACATTCGATTATTCAGGTAAGGCACATTATTTCTGAAATTGACAAGATTTTGAAAGAGACATTCCCCAAATCAATCGAGATTACCACCGATGTGCCCAAGGACCTTTGGCCTATTTCCGCAGACCCGACTCAGTTCCACCAGGTTATGATGAATCTCTGCGTAAATGCCCGCGATGCGATGCCGAATGGCGGAGCCTTGAAAATACATGCCAGAGACTTCATAGCCGATGAAAACTATGCCCGTATGAACATCGAAGCTAAGGCCGGCCCGTACATAGTTATAGATGTTACAGACAGTGGAGTAGGGATCCCTTCGGAAATTATAGATAGAATTTTCGAGCCGTTTTTCACCACCAAGGAACCCGGTAAGGGCACCGGCCTCGGTCTTTCTACGGTGTTTAGAATAGTGAAAGACCACGGCGGGTTCGTCCGCGTTTACAGCGAGGTGGGCAAAGGAACCAAATTTAGCGTATATCTGCCCGCCGCCGACACGACTGAGACAAGGCATCTGGCGAAGAAGCAAATAGAAAATCTGCCCACCGGGAATGGAGAGTTGATACTGGTCGTGGATGACGAGGCCTCAGTTCGCGAAATTGCCAAAATATCACTGGTGACAAATGGCTACCAAGCGGTCACGGCTAACGACGGCGCCGAAGCGATAGCGTTATACGTGAATAAAAGAAAAGAAATCAAAGCCGTTGTCCTGGATGTGGTGATGCCGATAATGGACGGACCGGCATGCATCCGGGCCCTGAAAAAAATCGACCCGGCAGTAAAAATTATATTGGTAAGCGGATTAAAGGAAAATAGCAATCTGCTCAAGGTCGAGAATACCGATATAGCGGCGTTCCTGACCAAACCTTACACGACGGAAACACTCTTAAAGACCTTAAAAGAAGTTTTAACTGCGTGA
- a CDS encoding CBS domain-containing protein, with amino-acid sequence MLVKNFMTPNPVVVKPEDGVKFTFNLLKRNRFRQAPVVKDGKLLGMVTDRDLRGAIAEENHVVVADVMSSSPVTISEDATVEGAAKIIRSCKFNALPVVSRKGELVGIISVTDIIDGLLKLLGFHHDPVRVQVKIPEGIDIYEVLKVLKVCSERVVSFSSSGESYDTFYFWLIDCDFDKLDRKLKEKKLNIKVSYPADSKYD; translated from the coding sequence ATGCTGGTAAAAAACTTTATGACTCCAAACCCGGTTGTAGTCAAGCCGGAAGATGGAGTGAAGTTTACCTTCAATTTGCTCAAGCGGAACCGATTCCGTCAGGCGCCCGTGGTTAAAGACGGAAAGCTATTGGGTATGGTTACAGACCGGGATTTACGGGGCGCAATTGCCGAAGAGAATCATGTTGTCGTAGCCGATGTGATGAGTTCCAGTCCGGTTACTATTTCCGAGGATGCAACAGTGGAAGGAGCTGCCAAAATAATTCGGAGTTGCAAATTCAATGCCCTGCCTGTAGTCTCCAGGAAGGGTGAACTCGTAGGAATAATCAGTGTAACGGATATAATTGACGGCTTACTCAAGCTCCTGGGTTTTCACCATGACCCGGTAAGGGTCCAGGTTAAAATACCCGAGGGCATCGACATATATGAGGTGCTTAAGGTGCTGAAGGTGTGCTCGGAGAGGGTTGTATCTTTCAGCTCATCCGGGGAAAGCTACGACACGTTTTACTTCTGGCTTATTGACTGTGACTTTGACAAGTTAGATCGAAAGCTCAAGGAAAAGAAATTGAACATCAAGGTTAGTTATCCGGCCGATTCTAAATACGATTGA
- a CDS encoding ABC transporter permease subunit, translating to MHIEFKPTWVIAKREFLDAVRNRWFFFFALLFILLDSTIAYSGITGGRNDNFFKPALSLLNLVLILVPLMSLIMGANSFTGAKESWELLLIQPISRKEAVLGKYLGLGAAITATILLGFICAGIILSLNAGLDQIRHFLMLIVLSIMLSFTFLSIASLSSIILGEKAKSIGISFMLWFWFVIIYDFILVGLTLSLGEVIAVLLFLNPADLVRTTFVASLGSAALIGPAGAVLNKTFGTTAGLILSLTALFAWLLIPLLLAIYIFERKDI from the coding sequence ATGCACATTGAGTTTAAGCCAACCTGGGTGATAGCCAAGAGGGAGTTTCTGGACGCCGTAAGAAACAGGTGGTTCTTCTTTTTCGCCCTGCTCTTTATCCTCCTTGATTCAACCATAGCTTACTCCGGAATCACCGGGGGGAGAAACGACAACTTCTTTAAACCGGCCCTGAGCTTACTCAATCTGGTATTGATTCTCGTTCCGCTTATGTCCCTGATAATGGGGGCGAACAGTTTTACCGGAGCCAAGGAATCATGGGAACTGCTCCTAATTCAACCGATTAGCAGAAAAGAAGCCGTCCTGGGAAAATACCTCGGCCTGGGGGCGGCAATCACCGCAACCATACTCCTTGGGTTCATTTGCGCAGGCATAATTCTTTCTTTAAACGCCGGACTTGATCAAATCCGGCACTTCCTTATGTTAATAGTCCTCTCCATCATGCTGTCCTTTACCTTTCTATCCATAGCCTCTCTCTCCTCGATTATTTTGGGAGAGAAAGCAAAGTCAATAGGAATAAGCTTTATGCTCTGGTTCTGGTTCGTGATCATCTATGATTTTATCCTGGTAGGTTTAACCTTATCTCTGGGAGAAGTTATCGCCGTTCTTCTCTTTCTGAATCCTGCCGATTTAGTAAGAACCACCTTTGTTGCTTCCTTGGGCAGCGCCGCCCTTATAGGACCGGCCGGCGCCGTTCTGAATAAAACATTCGGGACAACTGCTGGCCTGATTCTATCCTTAACCGCCCTCTTTGCTTGGCTGCTAATTCCACTCCTTCTGGCTATATATATCTTCGAGAGAAAGGATATCTGA
- a CDS encoding nitrous oxide reductase accessory protein NosL, with product MYSFITPHPNLPPQRGEGINGGVDSYIYSPYPNSFDITQDKLPSSAGKERKALSGFRDYPKTIARYFLNLILVICLPLILFTIGCQPDNSPVPIDKGLDMCQYCRMTITDLHYAGEIIERKRAHKFDDIGCMLAYAQTNNLDTKNASFWVMDFDSLSWVKAEEANYVLSSEIKTPMAYGVIAFKEPFKANDTADKTKGKVMQFQSLFNIDWKARHAH from the coding sequence ATGTATTCATTTATTACCCCCCATCCTAACCTTCCCCCACAAAGGGGGGAAGGAATTAATGGGGGTGTTGATTCTTACATTTACTCCCCCTATCCTAACTCCTTCGATATAACTCAGGACAAGCTTCCCTCGTCAGCAGGGAAGGAAAGAAAAGCTCTATCGGGGTTTAGAGATTACCCTAAAACTATAGCTAGGTATTTCCTAAATCTAATATTGGTGATCTGCCTACCTTTAATACTATTTACCATCGGCTGTCAGCCCGACAACTCCCCTGTCCCCATAGATAAAGGATTGGACATGTGCCAATACTGCCGGATGACCATAACTGACCTTCACTACGCCGGAGAGATTATCGAACGAAAGAGGGCACACAAATTCGACGATATAGGTTGCATGCTGGCCTATGCCCAAACAAATAATCTAGACACTAAAAACGCCAGTTTCTGGGTCATGGACTTTGATAGTCTAAGCTGGGTCAAGGCGGAGGAAGCTAATTACGTCCTATCTTCGGAGATTAAAACCCCAATGGCATACGGCGTAATAGCTTTTAAAGAGCCTTTTAAAGCCAACGACACTGCCGATAAAACCAAAGGAAAGGTTATGCAGTTCCAATCTTTGTTCAACATCGACTGGAAAGCTAGACATGCACATTGA
- the ccmA gene encoding heme ABC exporter ATP-binding protein CcmA translates to MIKIENLVKHYKNTKALQGVSLEIERGETFAIVGPNGAGKTTLLNSILGLIHPTAGKITVDNIELSRNPKEIKRRIGYLPQRIAFHENLSALEVIEFYGALRGLNNTKLENLLDAVGLTEQKNKKVGALSGGMLQRLALAQAIISDPPILILDEPTISLDPEGRVAFKKLIREEKNRGKTILLSSHILSYIEELADRIAILVKGKVVALDTLAGLRTELKLNSILEMVIENPSPLALELVEDSGAKNATMKGKNLRFLISPKDKTNVIKTLMENGFDISDFWTEDPSLEEIFIKYTEGDSNS, encoded by the coding sequence ATGATCAAGATTGAGAACCTAGTAAAGCACTACAAAAATACGAAGGCCCTTCAGGGAGTTTCCCTCGAGATCGAGAGGGGTGAAACCTTCGCCATAGTCGGCCCAAACGGGGCCGGAAAAACTACATTACTTAATTCTATACTTGGATTGATACACCCGACTGCCGGTAAAATCACCGTCGATAATATCGAGTTGAGCCGGAATCCCAAGGAGATAAAAAGGAGAATCGGCTACCTCCCCCAAAGAATCGCTTTCCATGAGAACCTGAGCGCTCTTGAAGTAATCGAATTCTACGGGGCGCTTAGAGGTCTAAACAATACCAAGCTGGAGAACCTGCTTGACGCGGTAGGATTGACCGAACAAAAGAATAAAAAGGTGGGAGCCTTATCCGGTGGGATGCTCCAGAGGCTAGCGCTTGCTCAGGCAATTATATCCGACCCCCCTATTCTCATACTGGATGAGCCCACTATCAGCTTGGACCCGGAAGGGCGGGTGGCTTTCAAGAAGCTCATCAGAGAGGAAAAAAACAGAGGAAAGACAATTCTCCTCTCCTCTCATATCCTTAGTTATATAGAAGAACTCGCTGATAGGATTGCCATACTGGTCAAGGGCAAGGTCGTGGCGCTCGACACGTTGGCCGGTCTCAGGACCGAGCTAAAGCTAAACTCTATTCTGGAAATGGTGATTGAGAATCCGAGCCCGTTAGCACTTGAGCTGGTTGAAGATTCAGGTGCTAAAAACGCTACCATGAAGGGTAAAAACCTGAGGTTCTTGATATCCCCTAAGGATAAAACTAACGTGATTAAAACGCTTATGGAAAACGGTTTCGATATATCCGATTTTTGGACCGAAGATCCTTCCCTTGAGGAAATCTTCATCAAATATACGGAGGGTGATTCAAATTCTTGA
- a CDS encoding nitrous oxide reductase family maturation protein NosD, which translates to MLNSSTKIELVIGLILLLSSQANSLASEITVGDGAPYSSITEALNNSKDGDTIVVRNGVYKENLVIDKSLRLIGETRPVIDGDYRGDVVRIEADNVLIKGFKIIRGGSNLLKEDSGIKLVNSTGVTIEENEIEDVIIGIYLYASPGNTIRNNTSYGRADITTEEANGNGIHLWKSPNNTIEENYIVKHRDGIYVEFAPGNSIRKNHCQGNARYGLHYMYSDNNTFEENIFEKNGTGSALMYSKHIVLKKNTFKDNLGPNGFGMLLKSLSDSLAEDNLIANNTVGIFMDDANRNIFTKNVFSRNGWAIDLFSSSNNNTIYANDFLNNTFQVMTDTDRTTNKFYNDSTGNFWSDYAGYNGYDLDRDGVGDAPYKPVKLLSYLMKRYPDLTVFLESPGLKALEFAERVLPVLNPVELEDPYPLMNPLGLEK; encoded by the coding sequence ATGTTGAATTCATCTACCAAAATAGAACTTGTTATTGGTTTAATTCTGCTTCTTAGCAGCCAGGCGAATTCACTTGCCAGTGAAATCACCGTGGGAGATGGAGCTCCCTACTCTTCTATAACTGAAGCCCTGAATAATTCAAAAGATGGAGACACAATCGTCGTCCGGAATGGAGTTTACAAAGAAAACTTGGTAATAGATAAAAGCCTCCGTCTAATAGGAGAAACCCGGCCGGTAATCGACGGCGACTACCGGGGCGACGTGGTGAGGATCGAAGCAGATAACGTTTTGATCAAGGGTTTCAAAATTATTCGGGGCGGCAGCAACCTGCTCAAAGAAGACAGCGGGATAAAGCTGGTGAATTCAACCGGTGTAACGATCGAAGAAAATGAGATAGAAGATGTTATAATCGGAATCTACCTTTATGCATCTCCGGGTAATACGATCAGAAACAACACATCTTACGGCAGAGCCGATATTACCACCGAAGAAGCAAACGGGAACGGAATTCATCTTTGGAAGTCGCCGAATAACACGATTGAAGAAAACTATATCGTGAAGCATAGGGACGGAATCTATGTAGAGTTTGCGCCGGGCAACTCAATCAGAAAGAACCACTGCCAGGGAAATGCGAGGTACGGCCTTCACTATATGTACTCGGACAATAACACTTTTGAGGAAAACATATTTGAGAAAAACGGGACCGGAAGCGCGCTTATGTACTCTAAACATATCGTCCTCAAGAAAAATACTTTCAAGGATAATCTAGGCCCGAACGGTTTCGGAATGCTCCTAAAGTCTCTGAGCGACAGCCTGGCCGAGGATAACCTGATCGCTAACAACACCGTGGGCATTTTCATGGACGATGCTAATCGAAACATTTTCACCAAGAACGTATTTTCAAGAAACGGCTGGGCAATTGATTTATTCTCCAGCTCCAACAACAACACCATCTACGCCAACGACTTTCTTAATAACACCTTCCAGGTGATGACGGACACAGACCGTACTACAAACAAGTTTTATAACGACTCGACCGGCAATTTCTGGAGCGATTATGCTGGATATAACGGATACGATTTGGACCGGGACGGAGTCGGTGATGCACCCTACAAGCCGGTAAAGCTCCTTTCTTATCTGATGAAACGCTACCCGGACCTCACCGTTTTCTTAGAAAGCCCCGGTTTAAAAGCGCTTGAGTTTGCAGAGAGAGTTCTTCCGGTGCTTAACCCGGTAGAATTAGAAGACCCATACCCACTCATGAATCCATTGGGACTCGAAAAATGA